The following coding sequences lie in one Mus musculus strain C57BL/6J chromosome 11, GRCm38.p6 C57BL/6J genomic window:
- the Ggt6 gene encoding glutathione hydrolase 6, giving the protein MDATTGPVHYHKLQLWEPGVESEEEEEEEEEEIAEPLVLSLRRLQNTPRNEVGGLPGAWARLLAGLLLLAVSSSLALRQLHSRDSPRGNLGSVAPPASRHSHRPGVYHHSAIISPAATCSQLGQELLVAGGNVVDAGVGAALCLAVVHPHATGLGATFWGLFYNSSSGNSTALTAGPTQLLAPGLGLPTGLPALHLLHAHFGRLPWPHLLTKPAMLAEKGFEVDAPLANALAIQGTKGLCPLFCHTNGTPLGLGARATNPNLAAVLRSAALASSPDLAGKALLNPLVRDLGLELPSAQPVPSLEPALQLLLPRGVLFTTPGPSAGPELVELLESTLHSRTPSSAPCPPFLQTAETPVSSALATVDSNGSMLLLISSINSSFGSGHLSPSTGVLLSNLEASPAPSAWACPLILRDNLDDTEADMLGMVASGISRGAKAMTCTLLNHLATPQIPQQPQHQRPTESPGICGQGALLQAVVHAEHAHVSSVPSGCCPFQGY; this is encoded by the exons ATGGATGCCACCACAGGACCTGTGCACTATCACAAGCTACAACTCTGGGAGCCTGGCGTGgagtcagaggaggaggaggaggaggaagaggaagagatagCAGAGCCACTGGTCCTCTCCCTAAGGAGACTCCAAAATACCCCCCG GAACGAGGTTGGTGGGTTGCCAGGAGCCTGGGCCCGCCTGCTGGCAGGCTTGTTGCTGCTGGCTGTTAGCAGCTCTCTGGCTCTGAGGCAGCTGCACAGTAGGGACAGCCCAAGAGGAAACTTGGGCTCTGTGGCCCCTCCAGCCAGCAGACACTCCCATCGCcctggtgtgtaccaccacagcgCCATTATCAGCCCGGCAG CCACATGTTCCCAACTGGGCCAAGAGTTGCTTGTCGCTGGGGGCAATGTCGTGGATGCTGGAGTTGGAGCAGCTTTGTGTCTGGCGGTGGTACATCCTCATGCAACAGGCTTAG GTGCCACATTCTGGGGTCTCTTCTACAATAGCTCTTCAGGAAACTCAACTGCCCTGACAGCAGGCCCAACCCAACTCCTGGCCCCCGGCCTGGGGCTGCCCACGGGTCTGCCTGCTCTGCATTTGCTTCATGCCCACTTCGGCCGCCTGCCCTGGCCACACCTGCTGACCAAGCCTGCCATGCTGGCTGAAAAGGGCTTTGAGGTAGATGCACCCCTGGCAAACGCACTAGCCATCCAGGGCACAAAGGGGCTCTGTCCATTGTTCTGCCATACCAATGGAACCCCACTGGGCCTTGGGGCTCGGGCCACCAACCCCAACCTGGCAGCTGTATTACGCAGCGCAGCCCTGGCCTCCAGCCCAGATCTCGCTGGGAAGGCCTTGCTGAACCCGCTGGTCAGAGACCTGGGGTTAGAGTTACCTTCTGCTCAGCCCGTGCCTTCCTTAGAGCCTGCGCTGCAGCTTCTTCTGCCTCGGGGGGTCCTGTTCACGACTCCTGGCCCCTCAGCAGGTCCAGAACTTGTGGAACTGCTGGAGTCTACTCTTCACTCCAGGACACCCAGCTCTGCTCCCTGCCCACCATTCCTGCAAACTGCTGAAACCCCAGTGAGCAGTGCCCTGGCCACCGTGGACAGCAACGGCTCCATGCTCCTCCTCATCTCCTCAATCAACAGTTCCTTTGGTTCTGGACATCTATCCCCAAGTACTGGTGTTCTGCTCAgcaacctggaagccagccctgCACCTAGTGCCTGGGCCTGTCCACTCATCCTTCGTGACAACCTGGATGACACAGAAGCCGATATGTTGGGGATGGTGGCTTCAGGGATCTCCAGAGGGGCCAAAGCCATGACTTGCACCTTGCTCAATCATCTGGCAACACCCCAAATCCCACAGCAGCCCCAGCATCAAAGACCCACAGAGAGCCCTGGCATATGTGGCCAAGGGGCCCTACTGCAGGCGGTAGTCCATGCAGAACACGCCCATGTCTCCAGTGTCCCCAGTGGCTGCTGCCCCTTTCAGGGGTATTAA
- the Ggt6 gene encoding glutathione hydrolase 6 isoform X3: MDATTGPVHYHKLQLWEPGVESEEEEEEEEEEIAEPLVLSLRRLQNTPRNEVGGLPGAWARLLAGLLLLAVSSSLALRQLHSRDSPRGNLGSVAPPASRHSHRPGVYHHSAIISPAATCSQLGQELLVAGGNVVDAGVGAALCLAVVHPHATGLGATFWGLFYNSSSGNSTALTAGPTQLLAPGLGLPTGLPALHLLHAHFGRLPWPHLLTKPAMLAEKGFEVQNLWNCWSLLFTPGHPALLPAHHSCKLLKPQ, from the exons ATGGATGCCACCACAGGACCTGTGCACTATCACAAGCTACAACTCTGGGAGCCTGGCGTGgagtcagaggaggaggaggaggaggaagaggaagagatagCAGAGCCACTGGTCCTCTCCCTAAGGAGACTCCAAAATACCCCCCG GAACGAGGTTGGTGGGTTGCCAGGAGCCTGGGCCCGCCTGCTGGCAGGCTTGTTGCTGCTGGCTGTTAGCAGCTCTCTGGCTCTGAGGCAGCTGCACAGTAGGGACAGCCCAAGAGGAAACTTGGGCTCTGTGGCCCCTCCAGCCAGCAGACACTCCCATCGCcctggtgtgtaccaccacagcgCCATTATCAGCCCGGCAG CCACATGTTCCCAACTGGGCCAAGAGTTGCTTGTCGCTGGGGGCAATGTCGTGGATGCTGGAGTTGGAGCAGCTTTGTGTCTGGCGGTGGTACATCCTCATGCAACAGGCTTAG GTGCCACATTCTGGGGTCTCTTCTACAATAGCTCTTCAGGAAACTCAACTGCCCTGACAGCAGGCCCAACCCAACTCCTGGCCCCCGGCCTGGGGCTGCCCACGGGTCTGCCTGCTCTGCATTTGCTTCATGCCCACTTCGGCCGCCTGCCCTGGCCACACCTGCTGACCAAGCCTGCCATGCTGGCTGAAAAGGGCTTTGAG GTCCAGAACTTGTGGAACTGCTGGAGTCTACTCTTCACTCCAGGACACCCAGCTCTGCTCCCTGCCCACCATTCCTGCAAACTGCTGAAACCCCAGTGA
- the Ggt6 gene encoding glutathione hydrolase 6 isoform X5, which produces MDATTGPVHYHKLQLWEPGVESEEEEEEEEEEIAEPLVLSLRRLQNTPRNEVGGLPGAWARLLAGLLLLAVSSSLALRQLHSRDSPRGNLGSVAPPASRHSHRPGVYHHSAIISPAATCSQLGQELLVAGGNVVDAGVGAALCLAVVHPHATGLGATFWGLFYNSSSGNSTALTAGPTQLLAPGLGLPTGLPALHLLHAHFGRLPWPHLLTKPAMLAEKGFEDTQLCSLPTIPANC; this is translated from the exons ATGGATGCCACCACAGGACCTGTGCACTATCACAAGCTACAACTCTGGGAGCCTGGCGTGgagtcagaggaggaggaggaggaggaagaggaagagatagCAGAGCCACTGGTCCTCTCCCTAAGGAGACTCCAAAATACCCCCCG GAACGAGGTTGGTGGGTTGCCAGGAGCCTGGGCCCGCCTGCTGGCAGGCTTGTTGCTGCTGGCTGTTAGCAGCTCTCTGGCTCTGAGGCAGCTGCACAGTAGGGACAGCCCAAGAGGAAACTTGGGCTCTGTGGCCCCTCCAGCCAGCAGACACTCCCATCGCcctggtgtgtaccaccacagcgCCATTATCAGCCCGGCAG CCACATGTTCCCAACTGGGCCAAGAGTTGCTTGTCGCTGGGGGCAATGTCGTGGATGCTGGAGTTGGAGCAGCTTTGTGTCTGGCGGTGGTACATCCTCATGCAACAGGCTTAG GTGCCACATTCTGGGGTCTCTTCTACAATAGCTCTTCAGGAAACTCAACTGCCCTGACAGCAGGCCCAACCCAACTCCTGGCCCCCGGCCTGGGGCTGCCCACGGGTCTGCCTGCTCTGCATTTGCTTCATGCCCACTTCGGCCGCCTGCCCTGGCCACACCTGCTGACCAAGCCTGCCATGCTGGCTGAAAAGGGCTTTGAG GACACCCAGCTCTGCTCCCTGCCCACCATTCCTGCAAACTGCTGA
- the Ggt6 gene encoding glutathione hydrolase 6 isoform X1, which yields MQCPGLSLSLSLSLSLSLFSLSLSPIYTLAKSNLWGKHSLGLLGVPGCSFTPSLAQDSPFCRNEVGGLPGAWARLLAGLLLLAVSSSLALRQLHSRDSPRGNLGSVAPPASRHSHRPGVYHHSAIISPAATCSQLGQELLVAGGNVVDAGVGAALCLAVVHPHATGLGATFWGLFYNSSSGNSTALTAGPTQLLAPGLGLPTGLPALHLLHAHFGRLPWPHLLTKPAMLAEKGFEVDAPLANALAIQGTKGLCPLFCHTNGTPLGLGARATNPNLAAVLRSAALASSPDLAGKALLNPLVRDLGLELPSAQPVPSLEPALQLLLPRGVLFTTPGPSAGPELVELLESTLHSRTPSSAPCPPFLQTAETPVSSALATVDSNGSMLLLISSINSSFGSGHLSPSTGVLLSNLEASPAPSAWACPLILRDNLDDTEADMLGMVASGISRGAKAMTCTLLNHLATPQIPQQPQHQRPTESPGICGQGALLQAVVHAEHAHVSSVPSGCCPFQGY from the exons ATGCAGTGccctgggctctctctctctctctctctctctctctctctctctctcttctctctctctctctctccaatttaTACTCTTGCAAAATCAAACCTTTGGGGGAAACATTCCTTGGGTCTTCTTGGGGTTCCTGGGTGCTCCTTTACCCCATCCCTGGCTCAGGACTCCCCTTTCTGCAGGAACGAGGTTGGTGGGTTGCCAGGAGCCTGGGCCCGCCTGCTGGCAGGCTTGTTGCTGCTGGCTGTTAGCAGCTCTCTGGCTCTGAGGCAGCTGCACAGTAGGGACAGCCCAAGAGGAAACTTGGGCTCTGTGGCCCCTCCAGCCAGCAGACACTCCCATCGCcctggtgtgtaccaccacagcgCCATTATCAGCCCGGCAG CCACATGTTCCCAACTGGGCCAAGAGTTGCTTGTCGCTGGGGGCAATGTCGTGGATGCTGGAGTTGGAGCAGCTTTGTGTCTGGCGGTGGTACATCCTCATGCAACAGGCTTAG GTGCCACATTCTGGGGTCTCTTCTACAATAGCTCTTCAGGAAACTCAACTGCCCTGACAGCAGGCCCAACCCAACTCCTGGCCCCCGGCCTGGGGCTGCCCACGGGTCTGCCTGCTCTGCATTTGCTTCATGCCCACTTCGGCCGCCTGCCCTGGCCACACCTGCTGACCAAGCCTGCCATGCTGGCTGAAAAGGGCTTTGAGGTAGATGCACCCCTGGCAAACGCACTAGCCATCCAGGGCACAAAGGGGCTCTGTCCATTGTTCTGCCATACCAATGGAACCCCACTGGGCCTTGGGGCTCGGGCCACCAACCCCAACCTGGCAGCTGTATTACGCAGCGCAGCCCTGGCCTCCAGCCCAGATCTCGCTGGGAAGGCCTTGCTGAACCCGCTGGTCAGAGACCTGGGGTTAGAGTTACCTTCTGCTCAGCCCGTGCCTTCCTTAGAGCCTGCGCTGCAGCTTCTTCTGCCTCGGGGGGTCCTGTTCACGACTCCTGGCCCCTCAGCAGGTCCAGAACTTGTGGAACTGCTGGAGTCTACTCTTCACTCCAGGACACCCAGCTCTGCTCCCTGCCCACCATTCCTGCAAACTGCTGAAACCCCAGTGAGCAGTGCCCTGGCCACCGTGGACAGCAACGGCTCCATGCTCCTCCTCATCTCCTCAATCAACAGTTCCTTTGGTTCTGGACATCTATCCCCAAGTACTGGTGTTCTGCTCAgcaacctggaagccagccctgCACCTAGTGCCTGGGCCTGTCCACTCATCCTTCGTGACAACCTGGATGACACAGAAGCCGATATGTTGGGGATGGTGGCTTCAGGGATCTCCAGAGGGGCCAAAGCCATGACTTGCACCTTGCTCAATCATCTGGCAACACCCCAAATCCCACAGCAGCCCCAGCATCAAAGACCCACAGAGAGCCCTGGCATATGTGGCCAAGGGGCCCTACTGCAGGCGGTAGTCCATGCAGAACACGCCCATGTCTCCAGTGTCCCCAGTGGCTGCTGCCCCTTTCAGGGGTATTAA
- the Ggt6 gene encoding glutathione hydrolase 6 isoform X4 has translation MQCPGLSLSLSLSLSLSLFSLSLSPIYTLAKSNLWGKHSLGLLGVPGCSFTPSLAQDSPFCRNEVGGLPGAWARLLAGLLLLAVSSSLALRQLHSRDSPRGNLGSVAPPASRHSHRPGVYHHSAIISPAATCSQLGQELLVAGGNVVDAGVGAALCLAVVHPHATGLGATFWGLFYNSSSGNSTALTAGPTQLLAPGLGLPTGLPALHLLHAHFGRLPWPHLLTKPAMLAEKGFEDTQLCSLPTIPANC, from the exons ATGCAGTGccctgggctctctctctctctctctctctctctctctctctctctcttctctctctctctctctccaatttaTACTCTTGCAAAATCAAACCTTTGGGGGAAACATTCCTTGGGTCTTCTTGGGGTTCCTGGGTGCTCCTTTACCCCATCCCTGGCTCAGGACTCCCCTTTCTGCAGGAACGAGGTTGGTGGGTTGCCAGGAGCCTGGGCCCGCCTGCTGGCAGGCTTGTTGCTGCTGGCTGTTAGCAGCTCTCTGGCTCTGAGGCAGCTGCACAGTAGGGACAGCCCAAGAGGAAACTTGGGCTCTGTGGCCCCTCCAGCCAGCAGACACTCCCATCGCcctggtgtgtaccaccacagcgCCATTATCAGCCCGGCAG CCACATGTTCCCAACTGGGCCAAGAGTTGCTTGTCGCTGGGGGCAATGTCGTGGATGCTGGAGTTGGAGCAGCTTTGTGTCTGGCGGTGGTACATCCTCATGCAACAGGCTTAG GTGCCACATTCTGGGGTCTCTTCTACAATAGCTCTTCAGGAAACTCAACTGCCCTGACAGCAGGCCCAACCCAACTCCTGGCCCCCGGCCTGGGGCTGCCCACGGGTCTGCCTGCTCTGCATTTGCTTCATGCCCACTTCGGCCGCCTGCCCTGGCCACACCTGCTGACCAAGCCTGCCATGCTGGCTGAAAAGGGCTTTGAG GACACCCAGCTCTGCTCCCTGCCCACCATTCCTGCAAACTGCTGA
- the Ggt6 gene encoding glutathione hydrolase 6 isoform X2, giving the protein MLAEKGFEVDAPLANALAIQGTKGLCPLFCHTNGTPLGLGARATNPNLAAVLRSAALASSPDLAGKALLNPLVRDLGLELPSAQPVPSLEPALQLLLPRGVLFTTPGPSAGPELVELLESTLHSRTPSSAPCPPFLQTAETPVSSALATVDSNGSMLLLISSINSSFGSGHLSPSTGVLLSNLEASPAPSAWACPLILRDNLDDTEADMLGMVASGISRGAKAMTCTLLNHLATPQIPQQPQHQRPTESPGICGQGALLQAVVHAEHAHVSSVPSGCCPFQGY; this is encoded by the coding sequence ATGCTGGCTGAAAAGGGCTTTGAGGTAGATGCACCCCTGGCAAACGCACTAGCCATCCAGGGCACAAAGGGGCTCTGTCCATTGTTCTGCCATACCAATGGAACCCCACTGGGCCTTGGGGCTCGGGCCACCAACCCCAACCTGGCAGCTGTATTACGCAGCGCAGCCCTGGCCTCCAGCCCAGATCTCGCTGGGAAGGCCTTGCTGAACCCGCTGGTCAGAGACCTGGGGTTAGAGTTACCTTCTGCTCAGCCCGTGCCTTCCTTAGAGCCTGCGCTGCAGCTTCTTCTGCCTCGGGGGGTCCTGTTCACGACTCCTGGCCCCTCAGCAGGTCCAGAACTTGTGGAACTGCTGGAGTCTACTCTTCACTCCAGGACACCCAGCTCTGCTCCCTGCCCACCATTCCTGCAAACTGCTGAAACCCCAGTGAGCAGTGCCCTGGCCACCGTGGACAGCAACGGCTCCATGCTCCTCCTCATCTCCTCAATCAACAGTTCCTTTGGTTCTGGACATCTATCCCCAAGTACTGGTGTTCTGCTCAgcaacctggaagccagccctgCACCTAGTGCCTGGGCCTGTCCACTCATCCTTCGTGACAACCTGGATGACACAGAAGCCGATATGTTGGGGATGGTGGCTTCAGGGATCTCCAGAGGGGCCAAAGCCATGACTTGCACCTTGCTCAATCATCTGGCAACACCCCAAATCCCACAGCAGCCCCAGCATCAAAGACCCACAGAGAGCCCTGGCATATGTGGCCAAGGGGCCCTACTGCAGGCGGTAGTCCATGCAGAACACGCCCATGTCTCCAGTGTCCCCAGTGGCTGCTGCCCCTTTCAGGGGTATTAA
- the Mybbp1a gene encoding myb-binding protein 1A produces the protein MAEMKSPTKAEPATPAEAAQSDRHSLLEHSREFLDFFWDIAKPDQETRLRATEKLLEYLRTRPNDSEMKYALKRLITGLGVGREAARPCYSLALAQLLQSFEDIPLCDILDQIQEKYSLQAMNKAMMRPSLFANLFGVLALFQSGRLVKDKEALMKSVQLLKILSQHPNHLQGQPIKALVDILSEVPESMFQEILPKVLKGNMKVILRSPKYLELFLLAKQRVPTKLESLMGSVDLFSEDNIPSLVNILKVAANSVKKEHKLPNVALDLLRLALKESRFELFWKKVLEEGLLKNPSWTSSYMCFRLLGASLPLLSEEQLQLVMRGDLIRHFGENMVISKPQNLFKIIPEISTYVGTFLEGCQDDPKRQLTMMVAFTTITNQGLPVMPTFWRVTRFLNAEALQSYVAWLRDMFLQPDLNSLVDFSTANQKRAQDASLNVPERAVFRLRKWIIHRLVSLVDHLHLEKDEAVVEQIARFCLFHAFFKTKKATPQIPETKQHFSFPLDDRNRGVFVSAFFSLLQTLSVKFRQTPDLAENGKPWTYRLVQLADMLLNHNRNVTSVTSLTTQQRQAWDQMMSTLKELEARSSETRAIAFQHLLLLVGLHIFKSPAESCDVLGDIQTCIKKSMEQNPRRSRSRAKASQEPVWVEVMVEILLSLLAQPSNLMRQVVRSVFGHICPHLTPRCLQLILAVLSPVTNEDEDDNVVVTDDADEKQLQHGEDEDSDNEDNKNSESDMDSEDGEESEEEDRDKDVDPGFRQQLMEVLKAGNALGGVDNEEEEELGDEAMMALDQNLASLFKEQKMRIQARNEEKNKLQKEKKLRRDFQIRALDLIEVLVTKQPEHPLILELLEPLLNVIQHSMRSKGSTKQEQDLLHKTARIFMHHLCRARRYCHEVGPCAEALHAQVERLVQQAGSQADASVALYYFNASLYLLRVLKGNTNKRHQDGHKLHGADTEDSEDQAANCLDLDFVTRVYSASLESLLTKRNSSLTVPMFLSLFSRYPVICKNLLPVLAQHVAGPSRPRHQAQACLMLQKTLSARELRVCFEDPEWEQLITQLLGKATQTLQTLGEAQSKGEHQKELSILELLNTLLRTVNHEKLSVDLTAPLGVLQSKQQKLQQSLQQGNHSSGSNRLYDLYWQAMRMLGVQRPKSEKKNAKDIPSDTQSPVSTKRKKKGFLPETKKRKKLKSEGTTPEKNAASQQDAVTEGAMPAATGKDQPPSTGKKKRKRVKASTPSQVNGITGAKSPAPSNPTLSPSTPAKTPKLQKKKEKLSQVNGATPVSPIEPESKKHHQEALSTKEVIRKSPHPQSALPKKRARLSLVSRSPSLLQSGVKKRRVASRRVQTP, from the exons ATGGCGGAGATGAAGAGCCCCACGAAAGCTGAGCCTGCGACTCCCGCAGAAGCGGCGCAAAGCGACCGCCACAGCCTGCTGGAGCACAGCCGCGAGTTCTTGGACTTCTTCTGGGACATTGCGAAACCGGATCAGGAAACGCGGCTCCGGGCCACGGAGAAGTTGTTGGAGTACTTGCGCACAAGGCCCAAT GATTCGGAGATGAAATATGCCCTGAAGCGCCTAATCACTGGGCTTGGGGTGGGCCGAGAAGCCGCTAGGCCCTGCTACAGCCTGGCGCTGGCACAG CTGTTGCAGTCTTTTGAAGACATCCCATTGTGTGACATCCTGGATCAGATACAAGAAAAATACAGCCTACAAGCCATGAACAAG GCAATGATGAGACCTAGTCTCTTTGCAAACCTTTTTGGAGTGCTAGCCCTCTTTCAGTCAGGCCGCCTAGTGAAG GACAAAGAGGCCCTGATGAAGTCCGTGCAATTGCTGAAGATCCTGTCCCAACACCCCAACCACTTACAGGGACAGCCAATAAAGGCTCTGGTGGACATCCTCTCTGAG GTCCCAGAGTCCATGTTCCAGGAGATCCTGCCAAAGGTCCTCAAGGGTAACATGAAAGTGATCCTCCGCTCTCCCAAGTACTTGGAGCTCTTCCTCCTGGCTAAGCAGAGGGTGCCGACAAAGCTCGAGTCACTCATGGGCTCGGTTGACCTGTTCTCAGAAGACAATATTCCCAG TCTGGTGAACATCCTGAAGGTGGCCGCCAACTCTGTCAAGAAGGAGCACAAGCTGCCTAATGTGGCTCTGGACCTGCTCCGCCTGGCGCTCAAGGAGAGCAGATTCGAACTGTTCTGGAAGAAGGTTTTGGAGGAGGGGCTGCTGAAGAATCCGTCCTGGACATCCAG CTACATGTGCTTCCGCCTACTGGGTGCGTCTCTGCCGCTTCTGTCAGAGGAGCAGTTGCAGTTGGTGATGCGAGGAGACTTGATCCGCCATTTTGGGGAGAACATGGTTATTTCTAAG CCCCAAAACCTATTTAAGATCATCCCAGAGATAAGTACATACGTGGGTACCTTCCTAGAGGGGTGCCAGGATGACCCTAAGCGGCAGTTGACTATGATGGTGGCCTTTACAACCATCACCAATCAAGGTCTCCCTGTCATGCCTACCTTCTGGCGTGTCACGCGGTTTTTGAATGCTGAAGCCCTGCAGAGCTATGTGGCCTGGTTGCGGGACATGTTCCTGCAGCCTGACCTGAACTCCTTGGTTGACTTCAGCACTGCCAACCAGAAGAGAGCTCAGGACGCCTCGTTGAATGT gCCTGAGCGAGCTGTATTCCGGCTCCGGAAGTGGATCATCCACCGCCTGGTCAGCCTTGTGGATCATTTGCATCTGGAGAAGGATGAAGCTGTGGTTGAGCAAATAGCCAG GTTTTGCTTGTTCCATGCCTTCTTTAAGACGAAGAAGGCTACGCCCCAGATCCCAGAGACGAAGCAGCACTTCTCCTTCCCTTTGGACGACCGCAACCGTGGGGTCTTTGTCAGTGCCTTCTTCAG CCTACTGCAGACGCTCAGTGTGAAGTTCAGGCAGACACCAGACCTGGCTGAAAATGGGAAGCCTTGGACTTACCGCCTGGTTCAGTTGGCAGACATGCTGTTGAACCATAACCGCAATGTAACCAGTGTGACATCCTTGACAACACAGCAGCGTCAGGCCTGGGACCA gATGATGAGTACTCTGAAGGAATTAGAGGCCCGCTCCTCTGAGACCAGGGCCATTGCCTTCCAGCACCTGCTGCTTCTGGTGGGCCTCCACATCTTCAAG TCCCCTGCAGAAAGCTGTGATGTCCTAGGAGACATTCAGACTTGCATCAAGAAAAGCATGGAGCAGAATCCCCGCCGATCACGCTCTAGAGCCAAAG CCTCCCAGGAGCCAGTATGGGTGGAGGTGATGGTGGAGATCTTGCTGTCCTTGCTGGCTCAACCCAGCAACTTGATGCGCCAGGTGGTCCGGAGTGTATTTGGTCATATCTGTCCCCACCTTACTCCACGTTGTCTGCAGCTAATCCTGGCT GTGCTCAGCCCTGTGACAAACGAGGATGAGGATGACAACGTGGTGGTCACTGATGACGCTGATGAGAAGCAGCTGCAGCATGGAGAG GACGAAGACTCAGATAATGAGGACAATAAGAACTCAGAGAGTGACATGGACAGTGAGGATGGGGAAGAAAGTGAAGAGGAGGACCGTGACAAAGATGTGGACCCAGGCTTCCGTCAACAGTTGATGGAAGTGTTAAAAGCTGGGAATGCATTG GGTGGAGTGGacaacgaggaggaggaggagcttggGGATGAGGCCATGATGGCCCTGGACCAGAACCTGGCCAGCCTATTTAAAGAGCAGAAGATGCGCATCCAGGCCCGGAATGAGGAGAAAAACAAGCTACAGAAGGAGAAGAAGCTCCGACGGGACTTCCAAATCAGG GCACTAGACCTGATCGAGGTGCTGGTGACCAAGCAGCCTGAGCACCCCCTGATCCTGGAACTACTTGAGCCACTGCTGAACGTGATCCAGCACAGCATGCGCAGCAAAGGCTCCACCAAGCAGGAGCAGGACCTCCTGCACAAGACCGCCCGCATCTTCAT GCACCACCTGTGTCGTGCCCGCCGCTACTGCCACGAGGTGGGGCCGTGTGCAGAGGCTCTGCATGCCCAGGTGGAGAGGCTTGTGCAGCAGGCTGGCAGCCAGGCTGATGCCTCTGTCGCCCTATACTATTTCAATGCCTCTCTGTACCTGCTGCGAGTCCTCAAGGGCAACACCAATAAGAGGCACCAAGATGGTCATAAGTTACACGGAGCTGACACAGAGGACTCAGAG GACCAGGCTGCTAACTGCTTAGACTTGGACTTTGTGACCCGGGTGTATTCAGCATCACTGGAATCTCTTCTGACCAAGCGTAACAGCTCACTTACGGTCCCCATGTTCCTCAGCCTCTTCTCCAGATACCCA GTGATCTGTAAGAACCTGCTTCCCGTCCTGGCTCAGCATGTGGCTGGCCCATCTCGGCCCCGCCATCAG GCCCAGGCATGCCTGATGCTCCAGAAGACTCTGTCTGCACGAGAGCTGAGAGTCTGTTTTGAGGATCCTGAGTGGGAGCAGCTGATTACCCAACTCTTGGGAAAGGCCACCCAG ACCCTGCAGACTCTTGGGGAGGCACAGAGCAAGGGGGAGCACCAGAAGGAGCTATCCATCTTGGAGCTGCTGAACACTCTGTTGAGGACAGTCAATCACGAG AAGCTGTCTGTGGACCTCACTGCTCCCTTGGGCGTGCTTCAGAGCAAGCAACAGAAGCTGCAGCAAAGCCTGCAGCAGGGGAATCACTCATCTGGCTCCAATCGCCTCTATGATCTCTACTGGCAGGCCATGAGGATGCTAGGAGTCCA ACGTCCAAAGTCAGAAAAGAAGAATGCCAAGGATATTCCTAGTGACACCCAGAGCCCCGTCAGCACAAAGCGGAAGAAAAAGGGATTCTTGCCAGAGACCAAGAAGCGAAAGAAACTTAAATCTGAGGGCACCACACCAGAAAAGAATGCTGCGTCACAGCAGGATGCAGTGACAGAGGGTGCCATGCCTGCTGCCACTGGTAAAGACCAGCCCCCCAGCACAggcaagaagaaaaggaagagggtaAAGGCCAGCACCCCATCCCAGGTGAATGGGATAACTGGGGCCAAGAGTCCAGCTCCCAGTAACCCCACCCTAAGCCCCAGCACCCCTGCCAAGACCCCAAAACtgcagaagaaaaaagagaagctgTCACAGGTGAATGGAGCCACTCCTGTGTCCCCCATAGAGCCTGAAAGCAAAAAGCATCATCAGGAGGCACTCAGCACAAAGGAGGTCATAagaaagtccccccacccccagtctgccCTGCCAAAGAAAAGAGCAAGGCTGTCTCTGGTGAGCAGGAGCCCCAGCCTGTTACAGAGTGGGGTCAAGAAAAGGAGAGTGGCCAGCAGGAGAGTGCAGACACCTTGA